In Deinococcus maricopensis DSM 21211, the sequence ATCTGTGCCTGCACGGCCTGCACGACGTGCGGGTGGGCGTGGCCGGTGGTGCTCACGGCGATGCCGGCGAAGAAGTCCAGCATGGTGTTGCCGTCCACATCGGTGAGCCACACGCCTTCGCCGCGGTCGGGCACGAACGGGTAGGGGCGCATGTAGCTGGTGGAGAGGTGCTTCGCGTCGCGCTCCATGATGGCCTTGGTGTTCGGGCCGGGCAGGGCGGTTTTCAGTTCGGGTTGGCGGGCGGTGGTGGCGGTCATGCGAACTCCTTTGGGGGCAGGGCCGGAGGGTGGTGCCCCTCGGCCCTGTGGGTGGTGCGGGTGAGGTTCAGTCGGCGCTGTGGGCGGGCTCGGGTTCGTTGGTCATGCCGTCCGGAGCAGTGTCCGTGACGGTGCTGGTCCCGCCGACGCCGAACGCCTGCCATTTGTCCTCGCGGCTGTTCAGGCGGTGCTGCATGGCGCCGGGGCGGACGCGGCTCTCGCTGAACTCCTTCGGTTCGATGCTGATGCGTTCGCCCTGCATCAGGCCGTACACGCCGCTCTGACCAGGTTCGTGGCGCACCCATTCCTGCGGGACGGCCATGTCCGGACCGGTGTAGTCCTCGGGTTCGGTGTACGCGGCGATGTAGCCCTCGAAGTTGCGGAGGATGACCTTGCCGCCGCCCTGCGCGAGGACGTAGTTCGGCATGACGGGAATCTTGCCGCCGCCGCCGGGGGCGTCCACGACGTACGTGGGGATGCTGTAGCCGCTGGTGTGGCCGCGCAGGCTCTCCATGATTTCGAGGCCTTTGGCGACGGTGGTGCGCAGGTGGCCAGCGCCGTGCACGAGGTCGCACTGGTAGATGTAGTACGGGCGCACGCGGATCTTCACGAGTTCACGCATGAGCTTCTGCATGATGACCGGGTGGTCGTTCACGCCGCGCAGCAGCACCGCCTGGTTCCCGAGGGGCACGCCGGCGCGGGTGAGGCGGTCGCAGGCTTCGGCGACTTCCGGGGTGATTTCCTTGGGGTGGTTCACGTGGATGTTCATCCACACGGGGTGGTTCTCGGAGAGGACGTCGCAGAGTTCCTGTGTGACGCGCATGGGCATGAACACGGGGACGCGCGTGCCGATGCGGATGATCTCGATGTGCGGGATCTTGCGGAGTTCCGCGAGCAGGCCGCCGAGGACCTTGGGCGCGAGGGTGAGCGGGTCGCCGCCCGAGAGGAGCACGTCGCGGACCTGGGGGGTGTTGCGCAGGTACTCGAGCTGGAGTTTGTACTCGTCGGGTTTGAAGGTTTCGGTGGGGTCGCCGACGATGCGGCTGCGGGTGCAGTAGCGGCAGTAGCTGGCGCACTGCGTGGTGACGAGCATCAGCACGCGGTCCGGGTAGCGGTGCACGAGGCCGGGCACGGGGCTGTGCTTATCTTCCGCGAGGGAGTCCTCCATCATGCTGGTGAAGTTCTCGAGCTCGTGGTGCGTGGGGATCACCTGGCGGCGCACCGGGCAGGTGGGGTCCTCGGGGTCCATGAGGGACGCGAAGTACGGCGTGATGTCGAGGCGGAAGATGCCGTCGG encodes:
- the ablA gene encoding lysine 2,3-aminomutase; translation: MTVHPEATIRSQMLLPRNHRAPKWADVPDEQWYDWKWQLKNRINSVEELEEVLRLTDSERQGASADGIFRLDITPYFASLMDPEDPTCPVRRQVIPTHHELENFTSMMEDSLAEDKHSPVPGLVHRYPDRVLMLVTTQCASYCRYCTRSRIVGDPTETFKPDEYKLQLEYLRNTPQVRDVLLSGGDPLTLAPKVLGGLLAELRKIPHIEIIRIGTRVPVFMPMRVTQELCDVLSENHPVWMNIHVNHPKEITPEVAEACDRLTRAGVPLGNQAVLLRGVNDHPVIMQKLMRELVKIRVRPYYIYQCDLVHGAGHLRTTVAKGLEIMESLRGHTSGYSIPTYVVDAPGGGGKIPVMPNYVLAQGGGKVILRNFEGYIAAYTEPEDYTGPDMAVPQEWVRHEPGQSGVYGLMQGERISIEPKEFSESRVRPGAMQHRLNSREDKWQAFGVGGTSTVTDTAPDGMTNEPEPAHSAD